In Pseudomonadales bacterium, a single window of DNA contains:
- a CDS encoding TonB-dependent receptor — protein sequence MSDPRNAFMWRASALAIAITAAAGASVPVTAQESPRAGGLEEIVVTAQRREESLQDTPIAITAFTADKMTDMGITNASQIADFSPNVTIQKQPSSNSNMSITIRGMGMNETALLADPKVGMYIDGILISKSISAVFDIADLERIEVLRGPQGTLFGRNTTGGAINVTTRKPSGELRGKAQVSTGNFGYLRYGGNLDLPAVGDLAASVAFNHTETDGWARNDYRGPALAPQRPGEKLQRNLASEDNDAYRLALRWTPRDDLTFDYAFDRTDNSGVAAPFQILKVKDALWNGFRWTPADYRFLSGAGGLYDQMAQNVHPRSKRQEHFSYDESTEEYVKINAHTFIAAWDVQPNLTLKYLFGSRRSRHNNGSDLDGGVYYARDLFYGGGDRVQVPGFHSRIDKAYIDMDSHEFQFIGSALDDQLHYTGGIYTYKEEVYEHNPQTFSLPLAFVATSGASTPFLGPLYDSAGFCPAMYGGTLCIGTQRIPLPFGDSYVAGVNDFEYGQTAKSRAAYGQATYSITDALDLTLGIRYTKDKKNAFLYSQNIERSVPGHSIANPLRGKGDWHNTSYMGNLNYQLTDEIRVYFTYATGYNGGGLNARAATRAAFETPYDEEEVKSFEIGMKSELFDNRLRLNVAAFHNEYADMQVAQSELGTGGASSKIVNAGEATLKGIEFDIVAVPLDGLTIDLSYGYIDAKFNEFIARDPATDQLVDISDVARVPMTSRNNASLGVQYDFEPFSFGALSARVDVAYQSPHVQNPINYQWDSPGSRTLLNARISLNDINLGSCCDDKSRLRVSLWGKNLTDEEYINFGIDFGAIGWAGAVYGEPRTYGFDVVYTYD from the coding sequence ATGTCAGATCCACGAAACGCATTCATGTGGCGTGCCTCGGCACTTGCCATTGCAATCACGGCCGCGGCCGGCGCGTCAGTTCCAGTAACTGCCCAGGAATCCCCGCGTGCAGGCGGACTCGAGGAAATCGTCGTCACGGCCCAACGGCGCGAGGAGTCGCTGCAGGACACTCCGATCGCGATCACGGCATTCACTGCCGACAAGATGACCGACATGGGCATCACCAACGCATCGCAGATTGCCGATTTTTCACCCAACGTGACCATCCAGAAGCAGCCGTCGTCCAACTCGAACATGTCGATCACGATCCGCGGCATGGGCATGAACGAGACCGCGTTGCTGGCAGACCCGAAGGTCGGCATGTACATCGACGGCATCCTCATCAGCAAGTCGATCAGCGCGGTGTTCGACATTGCCGATCTCGAACGCATCGAGGTATTGCGTGGTCCGCAGGGCACGCTGTTCGGGCGCAACACCACGGGTGGCGCGATCAACGTGACCACGCGCAAGCCAAGCGGTGAACTGCGCGGCAAGGCGCAGGTGTCGACCGGGAACTTCGGCTACCTGCGCTACGGTGGCAACCTCGACCTGCCGGCAGTTGGCGATCTTGCCGCGAGCGTTGCCTTCAACCACACGGAAACCGACGGCTGGGCGCGCAACGATTACAGGGGGCCGGCGCTGGCACCGCAACGGCCGGGTGAGAAACTGCAGCGCAATCTCGCCTCGGAGGACAACGACGCCTACCGTCTCGCGCTGCGCTGGACACCACGCGATGATCTCACCTTCGATTACGCCTTTGACAGGACCGACAACTCGGGCGTCGCAGCACCGTTCCAGATCCTGAAGGTCAAGGACGCGCTCTGGAACGGTTTCCGGTGGACGCCTGCGGATTATCGCTTCCTCAGCGGTGCAGGTGGGTTGTACGACCAGATGGCGCAGAACGTACACCCGCGCAGCAAGCGTCAGGAACACTTCAGCTACGACGAGTCGACCGAAGAGTATGTGAAGATCAATGCACATACCTTCATCGCAGCCTGGGATGTGCAACCCAACCTCACGCTGAAGTACCTCTTTGGCTCACGGCGCTCGCGACACAACAACGGCTCGGACCTGGACGGTGGCGTGTACTATGCCCGCGATCTGTTCTACGGCGGTGGCGATCGGGTCCAGGTTCCGGGTTTCCATTCCCGCATCGACAAGGCCTATATCGACATGGACTCGCACGAGTTCCAGTTCATCGGCAGCGCCCTCGATGATCAGCTGCACTATACGGGTGGTATTTACACCTACAAGGAAGAGGTTTACGAACATAACCCGCAGACCTTCTCGCTGCCGCTTGCGTTCGTCGCCACCAGCGGTGCGTCCACTCCGTTTCTTGGGCCACTCTATGACAGTGCCGGCTTTTGCCCGGCGATGTACGGAGGAACTCTGTGCATCGGCACTCAGCGTATACCGCTTCCCTTCGGTGATTCCTATGTCGCCGGTGTCAATGATTTCGAGTACGGGCAGACTGCGAAGTCACGTGCCGCCTACGGGCAGGCAACCTACTCGATCACCGACGCACTCGATCTGACGCTCGGCATCCGGTACACGAAAGACAAGAAGAACGCGTTCCTGTACAGCCAGAACATCGAGCGAAGCGTACCTGGGCACAGCATCGCAAACCCGCTGCGTGGCAAGGGGGACTGGCACAACACCAGCTACATGGGCAACCTCAACTACCAGCTCACCGACGAGATTCGGGTCTACTTCACCTACGCCACCGGCTATAACGGTGGTGGCCTGAACGCCCGTGCCGCAACCAGGGCGGCCTTCGAGACCCCTTATGACGAAGAGGAGGTCAAGTCGTTTGAAATCGGCATGAAATCGGAGTTGTTCGACAACCGCCTGCGGCTCAACGTGGCGGCCTTCCACAACGAATACGCCGATATGCAGGTTGCCCAATCGGAACTGGGCACGGGCGGTGCATCGAGCAAGATCGTGAATGCGGGCGAGGCAACGCTCAAGGGCATCGAGTTCGACATCGTGGCAGTACCACTCGATGGTCTGACGATCGACCTCAGTTACGGCTATATCGATGCCAAGTTCAACGAATTCATTGCACGCGATCCCGCGACAGATCAACTGGTCGATATCTCGGATGTCGCCAGGGTCCCGATGACTTCGAGGAACAATGCCTCGCTCGGCGTCCAGTACGACTTCGAGCCTTTCAGTTTCGGTGCGCTGTCCGCGCGGGTCGATGTTGCCTACCAGAGTCCGCATGTGCAGAATCCGATCAACTACCAGTGGGACTCACCCGGCAGCCGCACGCTGCTCAACGCGCGCATCAGTCTGAACGATATCAATCTGGGCAGTTGCTGCGACGACAAGAGCAGGTTGCGGGTGTCGCTGTGGGGCAAGAACCTGACCGACGAGGAATACATCAACTTCGGCATCGATTTCGGCGCAATAGGCTGGGCCGGTGCGGTCTACGGCGAGCCGCGCACCTACGGTTTCGACGTGGTCTATACGTACGATTGA
- a CDS encoding sulfotransferase, which translates to MSTDKFSLQADELLADARKRAGLDDFGDPWFMQPLGVMLEALNREARLSAAGVAAHHERIVTGLVNRLRMVDALRLHPEIASESVEVTAIIVGLPRTGSTLFHRLLTTAPGLTAVRFWEAQNYAPFPGEMRGQPAARRQWAADLIAEMLRITPDLLSIHPYQVDGADEEIMILDQFFVGTQPEAYAYIPSYSAWLDGADLTPAYRELRAVLGFLQWQDEARGGKRWVLKTPGHLAALGAATAVFPEARFVMTHRDPLETVPSYCSMVAALHGAATEQLDRVAVGRFTAQRWAALLDRFTRARDTGSAGRFIDVDYRSVQRAPLAEWRRVLDLLGEPTDAAAEALATKWLGNNRREQRATHHYTLEEFGLDRDELVNLFSAYRERFILDRA; encoded by the coding sequence ATGAGTACAGACAAGTTTTCGTTGCAAGCGGACGAGCTTCTGGCGGACGCACGCAAGCGAGCGGGGCTGGACGATTTCGGCGACCCGTGGTTCATGCAGCCGCTCGGGGTGATGCTCGAGGCGTTGAATCGTGAGGCAAGACTCAGCGCGGCGGGTGTGGCTGCCCATCATGAGCGTATCGTCACGGGATTGGTGAACCGGCTGCGAATGGTCGATGCGTTGCGGCTGCATCCGGAGATTGCAAGCGAATCGGTCGAGGTGACTGCAATCATCGTCGGGTTGCCACGCACCGGCAGCACGCTGTTCCACCGCCTGCTGACGACGGCTCCAGGCCTTACCGCAGTGCGTTTCTGGGAAGCGCAGAACTACGCGCCTTTTCCGGGGGAAATGCGTGGCCAACCTGCCGCCCGGCGCCAGTGGGCCGCAGATCTGATTGCGGAGATGCTGCGCATCACACCGGATTTGCTGTCGATTCATCCGTATCAGGTGGATGGGGCCGACGAGGAGATCATGATCCTGGATCAGTTCTTCGTTGGCACGCAGCCCGAAGCCTATGCGTACATTCCGTCCTACTCGGCCTGGCTGGACGGAGCGGATCTCACGCCGGCCTATCGTGAGCTGCGTGCGGTACTCGGTTTCCTGCAATGGCAGGACGAGGCGCGGGGCGGCAAGCGCTGGGTATTGAAGACTCCCGGGCACCTCGCGGCGCTTGGTGCGGCAACGGCCGTGTTTCCCGAGGCGCGCTTCGTGATGACGCACCGCGATCCGCTCGAGACGGTCCCGTCGTACTGCAGCATGGTCGCCGCGCTGCACGGTGCCGCGACTGAGCAGCTCGACCGCGTCGCGGTCGGACGCTTCACGGCGCAGCGCTGGGCCGCGCTGCTGGATCGATTCACACGGGCGCGCGATACCGGTAGTGCGGGGCGTTTCATCGATGTCGACTACCGCAGCGTGCAGCGCGCACCGCTCGCCGAATGGCGGCGGGTGCTCGACCTCCTTGGCGAACCAACGGATGCCGCAGCCGAAGCGCTGGCCACGAAGTGGCTGGGCAACAACCGGCGCGAGCAGCGGGCGACGCATCACTACACGCTCGAGGAGTTCGGCCTGGACCGCGACGAACTGGTGAACCTGTTCAGCGCATACCGCGAGCGCTTCATACTCGACCGCGCCTGA